The window CCCGATTTGGTGAGCAGATCGGCTTCGACGGTGACGTACTCGTCCTCCTCGAGGATACGCCGGATCGCGTCGGCGACCCGATCGCGGTGTTCCGGCGGGACGAACTCGAGGGGGTCCATCTCGGTCAGTTCCGACTCGTCGTATCCCGTCACTTCCGGCACGCGGTCGTTCCAGTCGATGTAGCCGCCGCTGTCGTCGAACGCGTAGAGGACGTCGGGCTGGGCCTCGAAAATGCTCTCGAGGAACGCCGCCTCTTCGCGGCGCTCGCGTTCGCGGTCGTGCGCTTCGGTTCGATCGTGGAGGAACCAGCCGTATCCGCAGAGGGCGGCCCCGTCGCGCGGGGTTCCGAGTCGCGCGTCGTCACCGTCGTCCGGGCCTCGGGTTCCGCCTTCGTCTCCGTCTTCGTCTTCGTTCCCGCCGTCGCTCCAGATCGGCGCGATCACCTCGCGAACCCAGATCCGCTCTTCGTCGGCCCGGACGCGCCACCCCTCGTTCTCGGCCCGTCCCTCGGTGCGCGCCCGCTCGAGGAGCGCGTCGGGACGGTTAGCGGCTCGAGCCTCGTCGGGAAAGAACGCGCGGTAGTGTGTCCCCAGAGCTGCCGTCTCATCGTATCCCAGGACGGCGTTTGCGTCGTCGTTCCACGCGGCGACGCGTCCGGCGGCGTCGAGCATCGCGACGGCGAGATCGTTCACGAGCGGGGTCAGCTCCCGAACGTCGAGCGTGACGTCGGTCGGCGATGCGGTCTCGTGCCCGTCGTTCGACGGGTCGTTTTGGCAAGACGGTGGTTCGGACATCGTGCGTATTGGTAACTCTTCGTACGACCGCACCCAGCCGGGAAAATCCTACGGTGGCGTTCGCAACGCCCCTCTCTCCGGGCGCGGGTCGAGGGCCCTCGAGTCGACCGGAACGACGACACGGCCGCTGGCGAAAACGGGCGACTTAACGCCGTCCGGAACCGGAGCAGGGATATGAGCGACCTCGCGATCGTCGAGAGCCGCGCCGACCGCGCGTCGGTCCACATCTGCGACCACCTCCGCGACCTCGCCGACTGGACCGAACGCGAGGACGACAGCCGTCCGGCCGAGGCGGGCGGCGGCACCTACTACCGAACCGACGGCGCCGAACTCCGCACCTTCGAGGACCTCCACATCGAACTCGAGCGCCCCGCCGACGCCTTCGACTGCGACCCCGACCTGCTCGTCTTCGCCTCGCGACACTCCGGAGAGACCGGCCCGCTGCTGACGGGCCACTTCACCGGGAACTTCGGGCCGGCCGAATACGGCGGCGATGATGACGCCGTCGCCGAGGCTGCCCCGAACGCGCTGGTCCGACTGCTCGAGGCCTTCGACGAGTACGCGCCCGAGGGGTACGACGTGGGGATGGAGTGTACTCACCACGGCCCGACCGACGTCGGCTGCCCGTCGCTGTTCGCGGAACTGGGCAGCGGCGACGAGCAGTGGGACGACCCCGCGGGCGCCGAAGCCGTCGCCCGCGGCATCCTCGACCTTCGGGGCGTCGAACCGCACCGCAGTAGACAGGTCGTCGGCTTCGGCGGCAACCACTACGCGCCTCGGTTCGAGCGCGTCGTCCGCGAGACCCCGTGGGCGGTCGGCCACATCGCCTCGGACTGGGCCCTCGAGGCGCTGGGTCACCCGACTGCCCACCGAGACGTTCTCGAGGCCGCTTTCGAGGAAAGCGACGCGGAAATCGCCCTACTGGACGGCGAGTGGCCGGTCCTCGAGGAGACGCTCGAAGATCTGGGCTACCGAATCGTCGGCGAAACCTGGCTGCGCGAGGTCGGCGACCTGTCGCTGGATCTCGTCGACGCGATCGAGTCCGAACTGGGTCGCGTCGAGGCGGGAATCCGGTTCGGCGACCGGAGCGACGCTGATGCGGTCGACGAG is drawn from Halopiger aswanensis and contains these coding sequences:
- a CDS encoding D-aminoacyl-tRNA deacylase; amino-acid sequence: MSDLAIVESRADRASVHICDHLRDLADWTEREDDSRPAEAGGGTYYRTDGAELRTFEDLHIELERPADAFDCDPDLLVFASRHSGETGPLLTGHFTGNFGPAEYGGDDDAVAEAAPNALVRLLEAFDEYAPEGYDVGMECTHHGPTDVGCPSLFAELGSGDEQWDDPAGAEAVARGILDLRGVEPHRSRQVVGFGGNHYAPRFERVVRETPWAVGHIASDWALEALGHPTAHRDVLEAAFEESDAEIALLDGEWPVLEETLEDLGYRIVGETWLREVGDLSLDLVDAIESELGRVEAGIRFGDRSDADAVDEQGFTVVDLPADLVDAAEGIDPDRVRELVDSRTVAYTTDNGGTRVGSQVAVPESNAEPAADARRALVEALADVLEEKYETVRLEDDAIVAEEEGFDPELAREAGVPEGPKFGALANGEAVTVDGETINPERVRTERTRRFEI